The genomic stretch ATCCTTCTTCACCCAAATCATCTCAGCCTTAGAATCCCCATGACCATAACCATGTCCATGACCATGGCCATGACTATCACCACCACCATTGCGATTGTTCCTCATAGATTGAGATTGACGAAAACCAGCGTCATTCATTTTCTTGAACTTCCGATTCTGTTTTCCATTCCCAGATTTCACAGATAAAACCCTAAAATTTTGTTCAACTTCATCCACTGCTCTCGATTTCGAGTTCTTCACGTCTTTCGATTCGATTCGCATTATCGTTTTCTCCTCCGCAGAACTGCCTTCTTCAATCGCTCCCTTCTCCTCCACCTTACCCTTCCCCGCCTTTCTCTTTCTCCATCCATTCTTGTATTTTTTCTTCATCGTCTCCGATACCTTCGATTCATCAATCTTACCGCCATTCTTGTATTTTTTCTTCATCGTCTCCGATACCTTCGATTCATCAATCTTACCGTTCAGATCTTCATCTCCGCCGCCGATTTCACCTCCGGCAACCGATTTCCGGCCGTCTTCAGAATCAACACCGATTGCATGCCGCTCAATCGCCGAGTCCTCGCGATTTCCATTAACAGGAGCCATAACAGCCACGTGTCGTTCCTTCAGTGGTTGATGATCTttgttcttttcttcttcatcctcttgtttttgttgattgatttcattttgttgcttcAACAACCAACGTTCACGAAGTTGATTGAGAGTGACATAGTTTGgaggaagagaagagagaatcttcttcttcttctcctcttgtTGTTGCTCCTTCTCCAAACTgcgtttttcttcttcttcttcttttacaacttgtttttgt from Vicia villosa cultivar HV-30 ecotype Madison, WI linkage group LG4, Vvil1.0, whole genome shotgun sequence encodes the following:
- the LOC131594124 gene encoding uncharacterized protein LOC131594124 codes for the protein MLWTWSECFSQSHSNRAQTIQKKMKKTKNNFFTEKTKNQMKAWVPVKQVKTMESEKQKQVVKEEEEEKRSLEKEQQQEEKKKKILSSLPPNYVTLNQLRERWLLKQQNEINQQKQEDEEEKNKDHQPLKERHVAVMAPVNGNREDSAIERHAIGVDSEDGRKSVAGGEIGGGDEDLNGKIDESKVSETMKKKYKNGWRKRKAGKGKVEEKGAIEEGSSAEEKTIMRIESKDVKNSKSRAVDEVEQNFRVLSVKSGNGKQNRKFKKMNDAGFRQSQSMRNNRNGGGDSHGHGHGHGYGHGDSKAEMIWVKKDNNIGEIET